Proteins encoded within one genomic window of Setaria italica strain Yugu1 chromosome IV, Setaria_italica_v2.0, whole genome shotgun sequence:
- the LOC101760126 gene encoding phosphoinositide phosphatase SAC2 yields MAAAAAAGAEADGCLQSFELYEAESKFYILGTNTDKTLWRLLTIDRMEPSELNVDEDSTVHSQSGYLDLLKILDEEHRSTGGVKFVTNCFGIIGFVKFLGPYYMLIITEQRKIGDIFGHPVYQVTKTAMIELSNSKTRPKLNNSKDENRYKKLLQTIDLRKDFFFSHSYHIMRSLQKNFSDPQEGWELYDTMFVWNEFLTRGIRNILKTTLWTVALVYGFFKQDKLAICGKDIMLTLIARRSRHYAGTRYLKRGVNDEGRVANDVETEQIVYEDMLGPRQISSVVQNRGSIPLFWSQETSKLNLKPDIILHEKDKNYEATRLHFENLRKRYGNPIIILNLIKTREKRPREIILRREFDRAIKIINNGLPGEDHLRFLHWDLHKNSQSKSTNALQVLLKVAFEALNLTEFFYHQVSPARRTECFLNLSATLKNDFGPHVCDDNSNCGNADYVSDLDDISQDDTCGSSDPGNGIAEDNSEVNGSTQTKPPKFQKGVLRTNCIDCLDRTNVAQYAYGLAALGHQLHAIGSLESPDIHIDSGLSRHLMHFYERMGDTLALQYGGSAAHNKIFSAKRGHLKFAIQSQEFFRTLQRYYSNAYMDAYKQAAINLFLGYFEPQVGKPALWEPESGDEHVLDDETSKLMKRARSDGSILNKSKPSLSSKGPNGMLKSAFTGSKKEGQYPNWSSGSMHGMSSTSDNSMSKLSYTPTVSHVKHISCELDYCNGSGDSNFLDLDWLSASDNERSKAISTPDVNISTDNAVGDVSSGTTDDQTIEIEAQGLSKDFMRWVNQGEAFWY; encoded by the exons atggcggctgcggcagcggcgggggcggaggcggacggcTGCCTCCAGAGCTTCGAGCTCTACGAGGCCGAGTCG AAATTCTATATTCTTGGAACTAATACTGACAAGACATTATGGAGATTACTCACGATTGATAGAATGGAACCATCAGAGCTCAATGTAGATGAGGATTCCACTGTCCACTCACAGAGTGGCTATCTTGATCTGCTAAAAATTCTAGATGAAGAGCATAGGTCAACTGGTGGAGTTAAATTTGTCACCAACTGTTTTGGAATCATCG GTTTCGTTAAGTTCCTTGGGCCCTATTACATGTTAATTATTACTGAGCAGAGAAAGATTGGGGACATATTTGGCCATCCAGTATACCAAGTTACTAAGACTGCAATGATTGAGTTATCAAATTCCAAGACTAGGCCAAAGTTAAATAATTCCAAGGATGAAAACAG GTACAAGAAGCTCTTGCAGACAATTGATCTTAGAAAAGACTTCTTTTTTAGCCACTCGTATCATATAATGAGAAGTCTCCAGAAGAACTTTAGTGATCCACAAGAAGGGTGGGAACTATATGACACAATGTTTGTGTGGAATGAGTTCCTAACTCGAGGGATACGTAACATTCTGAAAACCACACTCTGGACTGTTGCGTTAGTCTATGGTTTTTTTAAGCAG GATAAACTTGCAATATGCGGGAAGGACATTATGTTGACGCTCATTGCTAGACGCTCGAGGCATTATGCTGGCACCAG GTATCTAAAGAGGGGTGTGAATGACGAGGGCAGAGTAGCGAATGATGTCGAGACTGAGCAAATTGTTTATGAAGACATGCTTGGACCAAGGCAAATAAGCTCTGTCGTGCAGAACAGGGgttcaattccactattctggTCCCAGGAGACATCAAAGCTGAATCTTAAGCCTGATATCATAT TGCATGAAAAGGACAAGAATTATGAGGCTACCAGACTTCATTTTGAAAATCTAAGGAAGAGATACGGAAATCCTATCATCATCTTAAACTTGATTAAG ACACGTGAGAAGAGACCACGTGAAATTATTCTCCGTCGGGAATTTGACAGAGCAATAAAGATAATAAATAATGGTCTACCAGGGGAAGATCATTTGAGGTTTTTACATTGGGATCTTCATAAGAACTCTCAAAG CAAAAGTACAAATGCCCTTCAAGTGCTTTTGAAAGTGGCATTTGAAGCTCTGAACTTGACAGAATTCTTTTATCATCAAGTCTCCCCAGCTCGAAGAACAGAGTGTTTCCTTAATTTAAGCGCTACATT GAAGAATGATTTTGGTCCTCACGTGTGTGATGACAACAGCAATTGTGGCAATGCAGACTATGTCAGTGATCTTGATGACATTTCCCAAGATGATACCTGTGGCAGTTCTGATCCGGGCAATGGAATTGCAGAAGATAATTCCGAGGTCAACGGATCTACCCAAACAAAGCCTCCAAAATTTCAAAAGGGTGTCTTACGTACAAACTGCATAGATTGTTTGGACCGCACAAATGTCGCTCAATATGCCTATGGGTTAGCTGCTCTAGGACACCAGTTACATGCAATTGGCTCTTTAGAATCTCCAGATATTCATATAGACTCCGGTTTGTCTCGACATTTGATGCACTTTTATGAACGGATGGGTGACACGCTTGCTTTACAGTATGGTGGTTCGGCTGCTCACAATAAG ATATTCTCTGCAAAGAGAGGGCACCTGAAGTTTGCTATTCAATCTCAAGAGTTCTTTAGGACGCTGCAACGGTACTACAGCAATGCCTATATGGATGCTTACAAACAGGCAGCGATAAACTT atttttAGGATACTTCGAACCCCAGGTGGGAAAACCTGCACTTTGGGAACCAGAATCTGGTGATGAGCATGTACTTGATGACGAGACAAG TAAATTGATGAAGAGGGCAAGGTCAGATGGCAGCATTCTTAATAAAAGCAAACCATCGCTGTCCAGCAAAGGACCAAATGGAATGTTAAAGTCAGCATTCACTGGTTCAAAAAAAGAAGGGCAATATCCAAACTGGAGTTCTGGATCCATGCACGGAATGTCTTCAACCTCTGACAATTCCATGTCGAAGTTAAG TTATACTCCAACAGTGTCTCATGTGAAGCATATAAGCTGTGAACTAGACTATTGCAATGGTTCTGGTGATTCAAATTTCCTGGATCTTGACTGGCTTTCAGCTTCAGACAACGAAAG